ttgtttttttttattattttcaatattacaaagtaacacagttctacttcagtacctattttacgagactttccataagcaggggggtgtcactgcgcagtttaggtatatttggccggcgcaccgcccgggcaggtgtatggcagtgggctgccgctcggctcgcacgatagtcgtgtcacgtgctcacgtggcgctcgcgcaaaattgaaaaatttgaaaatacgcaatggcttcgaaacctaaatcgcgatctaatctgtataaaagataatgttctgtttacggatgtctgaataaacggaagaaccaagaagcagaaaaaaacatttttttaaaattccggactatattgaccgacatattttcaaaggaataagtacttatgtggcatacctacttccgtgagaatcagacatactatctccggctaaaaattttatgtttacagaatcaacgtttgtaattcctacatatttatcttaaaaataataaatcagtaggtataggtacaaaaacttgtcgcgtgacaaccccgtgccgacactcgcagctcggtcataaaactgcggcgcgcaaagaagattcacggttcgtgcgcggttataagtttcaattttgcttgcaggcggcgagtgtaggtataattttatacctaaatctggcttttgtgaaggagtgaattttctgtacggtagtactattagttattctgtgccataaGTCTCgttccctattactaagacttcgctgtctgtctgtctgtctgtccgtctgtctgtcaccaggctgtatctcatgaaccgtgatagctagacagttgaaatttttacagatgatgtattctgttgccgctataacaactaatactaaaaagtacggaaccctcggtgggcgagtccgactcgcacttgtccagttaaaaaaaactaatgaaattattttcaaaattactttcttggatattaggtattatttgagATATACTTTACAATGCGACCCCCGctctggatcgtacctggttcaacagatctcaattgcagtgcagcgagggaatgctgcaggcatcatgggaacttttgagccgggtacgatgcagggtggaggcgcatattagacctttagtttattagtattagattattagttttaattattgtttgtaaatggattatattgcgtatgattagaaaagaaaattatacCCAGAATATACTTTACAAAAAATTATTCAAcggtatcgtatctgaaggagcccaaacttggtatgttttgaaaattatcgtCACTgcaatgtaatgatgtgatatatttttagaaccggcTCAAGATGCCCTTTTATTGAATACTACACACGTTACGATAGGACTCTactcctgtttttttttctggtgcttcgggtcaaatttatttatatggactaaagatcAATCTTGCCGATTTTCATAACTTTAACACAATTTGCAGCGTtttggggaggcctttgcccagcagtgggacactaaattacgctgataaaaaaaaaccggccaagtgcgagtcgaactcgcgctcCAAGGgtcccgtacattacacaatttaaacaatgtattttttatgtgaaatgtctttaaaaaacccgtaggtgtcggatcaataactaagtaattaagtccgactcacgcttgactgcacatgtataataggttttcctatgTGCGtttaaagatctattttgtgtattttttatcaacatttttaacccagttgtttcggagataaagggagggaATGGtcgtttcttgaataacttctaaactgtttatcttaaaattataaagaaatatatttcagattctcacaatgagctcttccatttggtatgtaacacgatatagtttgaaaacttttttatttttattttctcatttaccccccaaaagccaccgtgtttaaaatgtatttgtttacgtttcatgcccgtctttgggtcacaaacttccatatgtataccaaatttcaacttaattggtcctgtagtttcggagaaaataggctgtaacagacggacagacagacagacagacgcacgagtgatcctataagggttccgttttttccgttagaggtacggaaccctaaaaaatagtaggtatattattatatagcagttcgttacaatattatgtacctatttttttttctaggccAAGGACCGACAGAATTAAAAGTATTAACACCAAAAAAGTTTACCCTGGTGTTAAAAATCAAGAAGAAAATGAGGAGGAAATATTTACGACACCGAAAAAACGCAAGCGACCAGCCGATAGCGACACACCGAATTGTAAAAGATTAAAAACTGTTATTGAAGATACCAAAGAAAGAAAGAATGAAGCATAGGCGATTgcagaaaaaaaatcagaataagaaattaataaatttaagcgCTTAATCTATTCCTAATCATTCGACACCCTTCCTGTGGAAGGGTGCATGTGGGAGTTCTCGTCCGCATTTCTGCTTTGGAGACTGTCGCGCCTCACCGTGTAGGGCGATCATCCGTTGTCGTGTCTTGGCTATGGACAGCTGTGCATCTATGAAGCGAGGCCCAGTTCCTGACTACGCCACTGTCCCACCTACCCGCTACTACGCTCAGGAGGCTATGAGTGTGGCGGCTGACGCAGACTTTGTagagcgtcgcggcgcagcgcttgtGTGGCGTCGCATGGAAACCGTCCAGCCGTCCACGTGCGCGTGCGCAAACATGCCAGACGTTCAGGGTGCTgccgcggcagccgcaacaacaccctgaatgcgTCATTATATTGAACCTGCAATGTATTCAGTGAGCGGGCGAGCCTATAACACAAATAAGGTAATCAAATGCTTATAAGGGATTTGAGGCATTAAATGACAGGTTGTCTTCTCCACGGTTATCTTTAGctatcaaaaataaacatatcctCCTTAActtcttgttgttgtttttatttaattctatgTTTTAGCAATTTACTTATAGGAATACAATTTGTGTTTATCTTTAAGAAATAGAATCACACAGAACCTGATATTATCATGttttgcttttttagggttccgtacccaaagggtaaaaacgagaccctattactaagactcctctgtccgtctgtctgtcatcatgctgcatctcatcaaccgtgatagctaggcagttgaaattttcacagatgatgtatttttgttgccgctataacaacaaatactaaaaagtacggagccctcggtgggcgagtccgactcgcacttgtccggtttttttaaagtaggtagggatattttttttgacataCCAGTTCTGAAGgctctatatatatttaagaaacataTGGGacagttgtattttatttatctactgAGCAAAGTGGCAAAgcatttgatgcaaattttgagttgtttcctcatgttggctaactggcaccgtgcgaagattatggtgggggtaagtaaaacgatcgcagcgcataaggtggtaaaaattggcAACTAACGGAcgttagcgtctttaacatttcatacaagttatatgggtcgaagtgaaactttaatttacgattactcctgagatattcattttaattgtatCTTGTATGAgaccattgtaatctgtatgaaatgcttaatagaactaacgtatttaatttgataattattaatactgtatccgtgtaaatagttttgcaaataccacatactatgaaatctgtttctgtttgtagaagataagaatgggtatacttagtaagttatccttaaaagatagacatacatcATCGCGtgccatcgcggactttttagTAGGTAAACCAATGAAAGCTgacttcattagcaaatatcttcatatttcaaccaatttacacaaaaccttaacaaactaTACGCCTTAACCATCCTTAACTTTCCTCGAGAATCACCCTACttattcataggtgaaaaccgcataaaggCTCCGTCACACACGCGCGTTTTGGGGGCGGAGCGTGAGCGGAGCGCAATGAAAGCGCTCCCGTCGCGCCGGCGTCCGCTCCGTCCGCAAAACGCGCGTGTGTGACGGAGCctttatagtacatttcgatgctagtgcggaaagtatgtcattacgagtaccgagatatcttgccaagagccgtaggcgagtggcaagactcgggaagagtgaagaatgacatttccgcacgtgtatcgaacgacgttttttaatacagttgcgataaaatgtgacgttttcaactaaaaggtaccacattgtcggttgtcgataaggttgatttcaaattgaagctttatgggaAGAACCAACGttattgacaactgacaataactacccttttggttgaaaacggcgcaaataagaaaaacaacaagtaaggaataaaaacaatatcgcatgttgcctttggaaacagtaagaaaaaacgcttcttctttgacaggcgtttcggcagctattcctacctctaccttccagagctattccgttccatacagacaacttattaagaacggtttttcaattttcaatattaaaaaataaacgtgttataatgataaagaggtaagtaataaaatatgaaatatgtatatttttcgtattcttaaattaacagtaggtttttatgttggttacgacgtttaaaggaaactaatattaacactcatcaataagtagtcatgaattaaaacaagtattaatttcaaaaattggaaaagtaaaaagcactagttgtTCGCGaagcgaataccaactttccgcacgctaaacagctacgtaaagtagcactttttgagcaactgtattaaaaaatatattataggggTACGAGCTTAATAGACTGCGATCGGCATAAACTTCTAATgtcaactcatggtagccgCACTGAATAAGCCACAAAACACGCTTAGGTACCTAGTCCATAAAATCCATAAatcctaaaaaaaaagttttctgcgtTTCATTTTTTAATGCAATCTTAGAGTTAAAACCACGCAAAGCAACACCCGTTCGTCCAGTCGCCCAGCGAGAGCGAGAGCGGCAAGTGCGGCGAGGCCCGAGGCTAGCACAATGTTCTATGGCGCGAGTCACGCTAATTGACTCTCGCGTGTCTACTGCACAAATTAGACGATGAAACGatgggtaggtactaggtagtaggtaccgaCACCGACCggtaattggggcattttctatgaaaagggaccttattgtcgatggcgcttacgccgcacagcgtcgcgcggcattgcatttatatcggagcatcgttaataatggcgtaagcgccatcgacaataaggtccctttttatagaaaataccacaattgtaATAGTAGCGAGCggtcgactcactttatgcacagactatgctcagtttgTTGTGTAAatttcatgctcgaatgacattcacgtcatacgtacgctcgtctaacaaaaatttatacctaattaaatttaaaatgccatattgtgcagtattaagctgcagaaatcacagcggtttaaaaaaacctttcacgtggaggtatctcctatcaccggtggttatttctttcaatataatccgataaatacgaaaagtctgtttattttgcattatttacgattgTCGTTAagtaaaactatattttatttgtttaaacttAGAGTTCataatcctttgtcactattctttacgtttatctggaatattcgctatcctaaatgtcaaataacttcgctacttaaatgctgcgcaatgtcgatatttatatcgataaagttaaagcttgaaatatcgtaacagtacgatatttcaagtttgatgtttggttagtaggtaataaattattatttgggataatcaatgtctataagtaaatatggcagctctggtcatcaagcactaagttaagtcggggtcatttcatggcaacctttcaaacctttgtATTCctttatatacatttatttgttcttgttttttacacccatcatattttcatcgttaatataattagactaggtacttaatgtacttatgcgtacaatgcatgcaacgtgccatgaataaacgatttatattttctatttctttattattaaatgttttagatttccaaaagatgcagatattaaaaataaatggattaatgctactgggcaagaaaattagtttccccAAAAATAAAGCACCATTTGCTCgcagcatttcttagagaaagatttttggggataaaattgacatacatctgatctcatctagcgtccacacgcctaaaacttaattactaatttagtaattatttgtgacattcgggctcactaaattaataaaaagtgtttctTACCACGCAAACtaacgtcaaatattggaattttgcagcgccccttcctgatttgataggcaTGGGATCGATGATCCAGTTTAATGTTTGCTtacacaccatacaattaatttgacaattgaatcaggttgtcccgtctagattaagcttaaatgctgctacaaattattaaagacgaatactgacataggtaattgcagatttgtgattgcaaaataacaacaataactatgattttatctatttaaccttaagatatatttaatgtgacATGTTAATGTGACAGGCTAGCATCAGCGTGCTATGCCTTATCCAGACTCGCGCCTACCCTATCGCGCATTAACTTACTTAAGGCGTACTATGGATATTTCCATTCAATACTAACGCAAAGTGTAGACCTGTGGGGCCTGGCAGCTGATCGTGACAGACCCTTTAAAATGCAGAAGCGCGCAGTAAGGATCATAACAGGAAAGTGTCACGACCATCCTGCAAAAGAATTATTTAAAGAATTGAAAATACTTACGCTTCCAAGTGTCTATGTCCTCACTGCGTGCAAGTATATAAGAGCAAATCTACACAACTATGTCTCCTCTACTACCAGGGAAAGAAGCACCCGATGGAGACCCCTTTTAGTTGTCCCACAACGTAAACTAGCTAAATCTAGAAAGTCACTCGTTGTTGTTGGGGCAAAATTGTACAACTCGCTTCCTGCCGAAATAATTGATGCAAGCGATacaacatttgaaaaaaaactcaGGGCACTCTTAACTGAACTGGCGTGCTATACCATCGACGACTTTGTCAGTAGGGCAGCCAACCCAACCACATAAAAATAGATACgtaagttaagtacctatatttgtaaaatgtatactaaaaatgtaaattaattagtgataatttaatataactatttattatactgaaaatgacgtgtaaaatactaaattttattaataaatatctgaatctgaatctgaatctgaatgtttacattaacaacctagttggtcaataaataagaaacaaatttttagttagatatttgttgtactgtactacatattatttttcatacaatcacgattatcactacctatattataatcataaataaaatataatctaaatgttataaaacatacggtaatgaaatatcaattcctaaccgaacacacaaatatcgataaaacactcggattacactgtcccctccctacatcgaatgaaagaagttcccaacggttagctactcgcaggcgtgtagagatctcgaaaacaccagtgtaacgtgaccgtgagatccgtaacaaaccatgcgtaattagatcttacttatactggtttctttagcccttttctcgcctataataagtaagtgattttaaaactataaaaaaatagcgccatctggtgttcagtagttgtattaggtgaacgttgagtgaggttttgtgagatgaatgagataattaaagtcGTATGTCTTATAACTTTGACATTATACCTTAGACCGTCGCTcgtgtagcctacagttgataaccgttcgagaaatgtcaaCCGGTAATAACctattggtatggaaagttgctacgaatcgaagcaattttgtaagtgtgtaaTGTATTTTAAcatggctatgaatgtgtgagtttagcgacactggtttttatACTAAAAGCAGTCATTTcgcatccactagtttattaattagtgtttgtaacgaaactttgacgCCTTACTAAAGTACCCAATCAAACTTCAAAATCatgcaaataaattttaattttgtcgctgaTATCTGAAACGCCATCTAGTAATAATTTACCTTAAAAGTGAATGTGACGTATTGGTTTATTGCGTGGAAGCTACAACAGATGTCGCAAGAGAGGTGTTTCAACGCATGTTAGTCGTAAGAGTTGTATTAGCTCCGTGCGCCATCTTGTTCGCTACTGTGAACTAAAAAATAGCCTACAAGTATATGCTACTTAGGACGGTGCGCTTTTTTAGTATGGGATTGGGTATCTGtactagtattatataatctgtgtcaaaggtaagggtatgaatgggcttgcagttcaaaagggaaagtctttcaatgtgttagccgtgtttaagtgtcgcccattgaaagggttttatcgcggaaagggttgtccggtccctggtttatGTATGCACAACTAAAACatataatttacaatatttCTTTGTACGCCACATTGTGAGTAAGTATTCCCCGGCGGGCATCAGCTCCGTGCAGCTGGTGACGCGCGAGCACGCCATGTAGAGCTAGAGAGAAGCAACCTGTGCGCAGGTCCACGCCGGCGGcacgcagcgtctgcccctacgacttgatGGTCATGGCGAAGCAGATGCTCACAGGGaactgtaggcgcttgaagcggaacgggaagttgctcgggatgagggggatgcgcgggatgaacacagttactccggcgccacactccgtcaggatctgcgcctacataatgtattgcgtacgatgtctttgggatcGCAAGTTCCTCGAAACTCGCGTTGGCTTGCtatttcagccgaaagcgaagcggcctgcctggctagagcgccactgactctctcaccgtggtctttCTCGGACctctgagaccgtgccccttgtagccTAAATGTGTTGCGAGACTTTAGCGAAAGATTCACTTTTTtccgggaaggcatggtaacgcgtacaAAATGCGAGTCCCAAATCGTTGACGAcagagaaaaatgtttttttttttaaagtacccacctccGTGGCCATTATTACGAGGAGaagggacggccgcttctccatacacacGTACCTAGTTCCCATTTCCTCTCCGGATTATGACATATGgagaatatttttacataatttgatgtatatttaccatagctaaTGCGTtgcctacgtttgacttttttagatttttttattattgtaaaaaaatatttatttatttaaactttattgcacaaaagtaCAACTTATTGTACAAAAGGtgaacttaatgccatgaggcattctctaccagtcaaactTAAGGCAGAGCagaaaattaggagcgaaaaacagatttcatgcaaattttcctaacttcactacatagtataaaacaaagtcgcttcctgacGTCTGGATGAATGTCTGTccgtatgcttagatctttaaaactacgcaaaggattttgatgcggttttcttaAATAGATTCAAGAGTAGCGTTGAAAAAACGGGAAAAATAACGGGAAAAattcaaaacggctcgtttttttcaactttctttcgaaaaaaacaatgtatttttcaatatatttaattaggaatttaaaaaggtaggttaaggttgcatgtctaatgcgtttgtttatggcattgacactgtcatcactcatcagtggcattgtgtgtgacgtattatttttttctgaatttagaactggaaaaaaacccGAAAAGAACGAAATTTTGAAAAAGTCCCGAAaatttttttccggaattttcatccctattcaaaaggaaggtttatattatgtataatacatcagcattgcaccaaTGCGATCTTAAGTCTTAAGTGCTTAAAGGAGGCGATACGTATGAATATGACTGCGATATAATTACGATTAGGTATAAttcatgataaataaaataaaataaaaagccttttatttgtGATCCTTATATAATAACCATAACAATAAAGCGGGCCCTACGGGATCCTGTAACGTGTACGCATTCCTTGATGACGGAAGCACTGCGAGTCTTATAGATTCCAGTATTTCCACGCGCATGAGGGGCGGCTGGGCCAAAAGAGACCAATACAGTGAATGTGTGGGAACTCCAATGTTAGACTATATATCATATGTCGATTTTGAAATTAAGGGTAAGTTTACAAAGGAAACGAATAGGACCAACAATGTGAAGGTTTCATTATCATATTATATCAAAAGACTACCGTTGTCACAAACATACGTCGACCCAGTAATGCTCCTAGCCTTATCACTGGCTAAGAACAGAATTAAATCTGCGATCTCTTCAGGCTCCACTAGCTTTTTCAACGCGGTGCGATCTTTCCAGTACTCCCAAGCTTTATCATCGTTTGGTAAACCACAGTTTTGCATTATATTCGTCTTGGTGAATCCAGGGTTCACAGCATTTACTCTAACGCCATGAGCAGCGAGGTCTAAAGCTACGCAGCGCGTGAAGTGATCTACACCTGCTTTCGAAATTGAATACGTAACTAGTCCTTCAAAAACGCGAAGAGAAGTCATGCTTGAAGTATTGACGACGTTGCCTTTAGTCTTGATCAGGTAAGGCGCAGCAAGGTGCGTCAAATGGACCATTGAGCGGAGATTCGTGTCCATAATGAGGTCGTAGCTTTCCATAAAGTTTTGGTCTAATATGGGTACCTCACCACCAATCCCAGCATTATTGATCAGTATGTCTAATTGACCAAATCGATCGATGGTTGCTTTCACTATGGTTTTAACTTCTTCATCTTTATTCATATCTGCTCTGATGACTAGAGGTTTTTTGCCGTGCTGCTCGCATTGCGTTGCgactttttttaggttttcttCGTCTTTATCCACCAGTACCACTTTGGCGCCTTCTCTGGCCAGTGCTTTGATTGTGGCAGCTCCTATCCCGGAGGCAGCACCAGTCACAATTGCCACTTTACCAGTGAAACTCATAGCGCTATTAGAGGATCTTCTGATGCATACTGCAAATTGCTTGGCACGGaactaaatttatattaatatttctcTATCTAATATCTtatcattttagggttccgtacccaaaggataaaaacgggaccctattcggTGTACCGCAACATTAATTGTAACATGTTTAGGCACTGGCTTTCAGTGCATCGACACAGAAACAAAAAATTGTAACAATTAtcataactattttatttgttttacttttattttagttttaagtatatATTAGTCTGATATGGGTGTACTATTTACTGTACGTGATGgctgaaaataaaattttatttatttatttttatcaccaggctgtatctcacgaaccgtgtagctagacagttaaaattttcacagattatatatttctgttgccgctataacaagaaatactaaaaacagaataaaataaatatttaagtggggcacccatacagcaaacgtgatttctttgccgttttttgcgtaatagtacggaacccttcgtgcgcgagtcggaatcgcacttggccggtttttttaatcatGTTGCCATACGATTAAAGGCCATAATGTCTTATCACATTATTATTACGATAAAAAATTGGATGTGCGTGACCGGGAACGCGAATgtcatgttttttaattaaaattttttgTAGGGGCGATTAGTCCAAAACCGTTGGCACCGGCTTCAAAACCTAAGTCATTACCCGGAtagttattaatttgcttattattaggtattaattactttttggcagaaattacgacgggatagggactggacaaggatatggggtattatataaaaattattttgtgcttttcagtgggttggttttttgaaggcggttcccttttttttaaagaattggaATTAAGTTATAacagtttttacttattttttggtttttatttcgttttttttttatattaacccAAAATGTATAATAACCATGCCGGGACGTA
This genomic stretch from Cydia strobilella chromosome 6, ilCydStro3.1, whole genome shotgun sequence harbors:
- the LOC134742290 gene encoding 3-oxoacyl-[acyl-carrier-protein] reductase FabG-like; this translates as MSFTGKVAIVTGAASGIGAATIKALAREGAKVVLVDKDEENLKKVATQCEQHGKKPLVIRADMNKDEEVKTIVKATIDRFGQLDILINNAGIGGEVPILDQNFMESYDLIMDTNLRSMVHLTHLAAPYLIKTKGNVVNTSSMTSLRVFEGLVTYSISKAGVDHFTRCVALDLAAHGVRVNAVNPGFTKTNIMQNCGLPNDDKAWEYWKDRTALKKLVEPEEIADLILFLASDKARSITGSTYVCDNGSLLI